From bacterium:
CGCGTCCACCACGACCAGCGCGCCGCGGCGGTGGGCGGCCGCGGCGATCTCGGCCACCGGGTTGATCGTCCCCAGCACGTTCGAAACGTGGGTCAACGCCACCACCCGCGTGCGGTCGGTCAGCAGATCGGGCAGGCGCCCGAGGTCCAGCTCGCCGCCGTCGGTGACCGGGAGGTGGCGCACCACGAGGCCCTCACGCCGGGCCAGCGCGATCCAGGGCACGAGGTTGGCGTGGTGCTCCATGCCGGTGACGAGGATCTCGTCGCCCGGGCGCAGCCGGTGCGCCAGGCCGCCGGCCGCGAGGTTCAGGGCCGCGGTCGCGCCGCGCAGCGTGACGACCTGCTCGGGGCGAGACACGCCCAGGAAGCGGCCGACGCGGCGGCGGCACTGCTCGTAGAGGTCGGTGGCCTCGGCCGCCAGCGCGTGCATGCCGCGGTGGACGTTGGCGTTGTGCTCGCGGTAGTAGCGGGCCTCGGCGGCGATGACCTGCTCGGGCTTCTGCGAGGTCGCGGCGCTGTCCAGGTAGACCAGCGGCAGGCCGTGCACCGCGCGGCGCAGGATCGGGAAGCGCTCGCGGGCCAGGCCGCCGCAGCGCTCGCAGCCGTCTCGCTGGCCGGCGCAGGGCTCGACGCCGGCCGGGGCGTTCAGGGCCTGATCGCGGGGGGTCACGACGACCTCCCCTGCAGGGCGGCCAGCCGCGTCCCCACCAGGGCCTCCAGCCGCTCGCGCAGGTCCTCGGGCAGCCGGGCGAGGGTCTTCTCGAGGAAGCCGCGCACGATCAGGCGCAGCGCCTCGTCGGGGTCCAGCCCGCGGCTCTGCAGGTAGAAGACCTGCGCGGGGTCGACGGGCGACACGGTGGCGCCGTGGCTGCAGCCGACGTCCTCGTTGAGGATCTCCAGCTCCGGGATCGAGTCGGCGCGGCTGCCGGCGGACAGCAGGAGGTTGCGGTTCTCCTGGTAGGCCTCGCTGCCGCGCGCGTCCTGCTCGATGCGGATCAGGCCGGTGTAGCTGCTGCGGGCCGACCCGTCGGCGACGGCCTTGAAGTCGATGTTGCTCCAGGTGCGCCCCGCCAGGTGGCGGTGGCGCGTGTGGTGGTCGAAGCGCTGGCGGCCGGCGCCCATGACCACGCCGATCATCTCGCTGCGCGCGCCCTCGCCCGCCAGGTCGGTCGCCAGCTCGACCTTGCTGCGCTCGCCGCCGAAGGAGGCGAAGACGGTCAGCACGTCGGCGTCGCGACCGGCCCGCGCGCGGGCGGTCAGGTGCCCACGGACGCCCTCGCCCCAGGTCTGGACCAGGACGTGGCGCAGGCGGGCGCCGGCGGCGGCGTGCAGCTCGCTCGAGGCGACGACGCGCGAGCCGGCGTCGCCGCCGGTGTGCTCCTCGACGACGACGGCCTGCGCCCCCTCGCCGAGGTCCACCACCAGGCGCGGCAGCGTCGGACCGCCGGTCGCGTCGATCACCACGTGCACGGGATCGGCCAGGACCGCTCCGGGCGGCACGCCCACGTAGAGGCCGGTGTTCCAGGCCGCGCCGTTGAGCGCCTGGAAGAGGCCCTCATCGTCGTCGATGTCTCCGGTGGCGGCGCCGGTATGGTCGGAGTCGGCGCGCTCGCGGTCGGACAGCGCCGCCAGCTCCTCCTCGGCCTCGGCCAGGGGCTTGACGACCAGCCCGGCGGCCAGCGCCTTCAGGTCGGTCGCGATCAGCGGGCGCAGGCCGGCGACCATCAGCACCCGGGCGGCGGCGCCCAGCGCGTGGGGCGCGGCGTGCGGGGCGCCGGACGGCGACGGCTGCACGGCCTCCGGCAGCAGGTGCGCCGGATCGGTGAAGCGCCACAGGTGCGTCACGCGGTCCGGGTCCGCGACGGCGGCGTAGCGGCCCGCCGCGGCGCGGCGGAGCGCACAGAGGGCGGGGCTCTCCCCCGTCAGGCCCGAGAGGGCGGCGAGGTCGTCCCCGGTCAACGCCGGCCGGCGGCCGGCCGGGGCTTCGCGGTGTTCGGCGTCAGCCAACGGATCCCTCCATCTCCAGCTCGATGAGCCGGTTCAGCTCGACCGCGTACTCCATCGGCAGCTCCTTGACGAAGGGCTCGATGAAGCCGTTGACGATCATCAGCCGCGCCTTGTCCGGGTCCAGGCCGCGGCACTGCAGGTAGAAGAGCTGCTCCTCGCCCACCTTCGAGACGCGGGCCTCGTGCTCCACGCTGACGTCGCTCTCGGCGATGTCCATGGTCGGGTAGGTGTCCGAGCGGGCGCGCTCGCCGATGAGCAAGGCGTCGCACTCGACGCTCGTGCGGCAGCCGTGGGCGCCCTTGGCGATCTTCACCAGGCCGCGGTACGACGAGCGGCCGTCGTCCTTGCTGATGCTCTTGCTCACGATGCGCGACGTGGTGTTGGGCGCCG
This genomic window contains:
- the sufD gene encoding Fe-S cluster assembly protein SufD is translated as MADAEHREAPAGRRPALTGDDLAALSGLTGESPALCALRRAAAGRYAAVADPDRVTHLWRFTDPAHLLPEAVQPSPSGAPHAAPHALGAAARVLMVAGLRPLIATDLKALAAGLVVKPLAEAEEELAALSDRERADSDHTGAATGDIDDDEGLFQALNGAAWNTGLYVGVPPGAVLADPVHVVIDATGGPTLPRLVVDLGEGAQAVVVEEHTGGDAGSRVVASSELHAAAGARLRHVLVQTWGEGVRGHLTARARAGRDADVLTVFASFGGERSKVELATDLAGEGARSEMIGVVMGAGRQRFDHHTRHRHLAGRTWSNIDFKAVADGSARSSYTGLIRIEQDARGSEAYQENRNLLLSAGSRADSIPELEILNEDVGCSHGATVSPVDPAQVFYLQSRGLDPDEALRLIVRGFLEKTLARLPEDLRERLEALVGTRLAALQGRSS